AGATGGGCATTCGCCAGACCCGTCTGCTGCAGGGCGAATACGTGGTGACCAAGAAGGACGTGACCTCACGGCGCTGGTTCGAGGATTCTGTCTGCCGGGGCCGCGACTACTACACCCCCTACCGGGCGCTGCTGCCCAAGGGCATCGACAACCTGATCGTTGCCGGGCGGCATTACTCGGTCGAAAGCGATGCGCAGAAGACCTCGCGCGAAATCCCGCCCTGCATGTCTCAGGGCGAAGCCGCCGGCATTGCCGTGGTCCAGGCCCTGCAGGCCGGTGTTGCCCTGCGCGACGTGGATGTCTCGGGCATCCAGAAACAGATGCGCGCCCAGGGGGCCGATCCCGGCGACCAACCTGCCAGCAACGCCCTGGTCCAAACCACCGAAGAAATCGAGGCCTGACCCATGACGACCCAACCTGCCCCCCTGCCCCTGGATCATATCCGCGTGCTCGATTTCACCCAGGTCATGCTTGGCCCCTGCGCCACCCAGACGCTGGCCGATCTTGGTGCCGATGTGATCAAGGTCGAACGCCCCGGCGCCGGCGACCTGTCACGCAATTTCTTCGGGGAAGGCACCGAAGCCTCGATGAACAACGCGGTCTTCGCCTCTCTCAACCGCAACAAGCGGTCGATGGAGGTGGACACCAAGTCCGAAGAAGGCCGCCGCATGATCCTGGACCTGGTGGCGCATTGCGACGTGGTGGTCGACAATTTCCGTGCCGGGGTGATGAAGCGGCTCGGTTTCGACTACGCCAGCCTGGCAAGGATCAACCCCCGCATTATCTGCGCCTCTGGCACCGGATATGGCCCCGTGGGACCCCATGCGCGCAAGGGGGGCCAGGATGTGCTGGCCCAGGCGATGACCGGCACGATGGAAAAACGCTCTGATCCCTCGATCCCGATGTCGGTATATCCCACGACGATCTGCGATTATTCCGCCGGTCAGCACCTTGTGCAGGGGATCATGGCCGCCCTGTTCCAGCGCGACAAGACCGGGCGTGGGCAGCAGGTGAATGTCTCGCTCTATGATTCAATGCTCGCCTGCCAGATGCAGGAAGTCGCCCAATGGACCGCCCACGGCCAGGTGCTGAACTGGGCCGACATGCCGCTGACCGGGGTCTTCCCGACCTCGGACGGGGCACTGGTGCTGGTGGGGGCGTTCAAGGCCAATCCGCTGCAGGACATCTGCCGCGCGCTCGGGATCGAGGATCTGTCGACGCTTTATCCCGATGTGCCCACGCAACGCCCCGTGAAGCCGATGCTGCAAACCCGCTTTGCCGAGGTCTTTGCCACCGACACCACCGATCACTGGCTGACACAGCTTGAGGCCGAGGACCTGCTTTGCGCCCGGGTCCGCAGTCTGGGCGAGGCGCTGGAGGATGAACAGACCGAAGTGAACGGCATGTTGGTGGATTACGACCATCCCTTCCTTGGCCCGATCCGGCTGGCCGGACTGCCGCTGCATCTGACCGATGCGCCGCTGACAATCCGGCGCGGCCCGCCGCGTCTTGGCGAGCACACCGATGAAATCGTCGCCGAATTCGCCCTGGCCCAGAAGGCCGAAGCGCAATGACCGTCCTGTTCGAAAAGGACGGCGCGGTCGCGCGGGTCACCATCGACCGGCCCGAGCGGATGAATGCCGTCGATCCCGCCACCGAGACCGAGCTGATGCGGATCTGGGACGAGATCGACGCCGACCCTGCCCTGCGCGTCGCGGTGCTGACCGGCAGCGGGGAACGGGCCTTTTCCGCCGGAGCGGACATGAAGGCCACGGGCAATGCCACCGGGCTGGAATATTGGTGCGCCCAGAACCCCGATGGGTTTGGCGGCATATCGATGCGGCGCCTGCGGGTGCCGCTGATCGCGCGGGTGAACGGGCTGGCGCTTGGCGGCGGCATGGAAATGGTGCTGGGCGCCGATATCGTCATTGCCGCCGAAACCGCCCGCCTTGCCCTGCCCGAGGCCAAGGTGGGCCGGATGCCGCTGGACGGCGGCATGGTGTTGCTGGCGCGGATGATCCCGGAAAAGATCGCCCTTGGCCTGATGATCACCGGCCGGATGATGGGCGCCGAGGAAGCTCAGCGGCTGGGTCTGGTGAATGCCGTGGTCGCGGCTGGCGATCTTGACGCCGAGGTCACGCGCTGGTGCGACGACATCCTGTCTTGCGCCCCGCTGTCGGTGCGCGCCATCCGCGCACAGGTCGCCGAGGCCCGCAGCGCGCCCCCCGCCGAGGTCCGCCGCCGGCTGACCCCGGAATTGCGCGCCGCCCTGCTCAGCCCGGACGCGGACGAAGGCGTCGCGGCCTTTGTCGAAAAACGCGCTCCGGTCTGGACCGGGGAATGAATCGGACAGCCCGCCCATGGCCCTTGTAATCACCTCAGCCTGCATCGACGTGAAGGACGGCGCCTGCACCAAGGTCTGTCCGGTGGACTGCATCTATGAAGGCGGGCGGATGTTCTATATCCATCCGGTGGAATGCGTCGAATGCGGGCTGTGCGAAACCATCTGCCCCGTCGATGCCATCGCCTATGACGACGAGTTGACCCCCGAGATGCTGCCCTTTGCCACGATCAACCGCGATTATTTCTCGGACGCGGTGACGCGGCTCGGGGAGCCCGGCGGCTGGAGCGTCGAGACCACGACGACCCTGGACCACCCCACCGTGAGCGACTGGCAGGCGAACGGACAGGAGAAGCCCCAGACATGAGAAGGCCGCGACTTGTGTGACCTCTGGCACGCCCGCTTCATGCAGGTCTGCGATCTGATGGCCAGCTTTTCCGAAGACCCGCAACGTCAGGTCGGCGCGGTGATCACCGGTCCCGGCCATGTGATCTGCGCCACCGGCTGGAACGGGCTGCCGCGCGGCGTCTCGGCCAGCGATCCGGCCCGTTTCGACCGCGATAGCGGCGAGAAATTCCACTGGGTCGAACATGCCGAGCGCAACGCCATCTTCAACGCCGCCCGTATCGGAACCCCGCTGGCCGGCACCCGACTATATACCAACGTCTTTCCCTGCGCCGATTGCGCCCGCGCCATCGTCCAGTCGGGCATCGCCGAGGTCTGCACCCCCGATGCCCCGCCAGCGGACAGCAAGCTTGGCCGCAGTTTCGCCGTCTCGGAGCAGATACTGCAGGAAGCCGGGGTGCGCGTGATCCGGTTGGAATCTGCCCGCCCGCAGGTCACGATCTGACCGTCAGGGGCGCATGGCCCGCCCGCCGGCCCGATCTGCCGATCTTCCTTGGCAAACAAAGCAAAACTGTCACACTCCTCTGACATAACGGCCGGACCCGGCACAGCCCCTGCCGCCGGGTCTTCCTGCTTGCGTGAAAGGAGCCACCATGCCCGATGATGATCTGACAGGACCCGCGACCGGGACGGAATACGAAGATTGGCTGGAAGCCGAGCTGAAAGACGAGCTCGACGAGGATTACGAGATCGAGCTGGAAGATGCTGTCCTGTCGATGAAGATCCGCGAAATCTATCGCAAGGCGCATGGCCCCTCGATCCCGCGCCCGGAATATTTCCGGTCGCTCCTGCATCTTCAGGCCGAACTGATCCGGCTTCAGGATTGGGTCATCCATTCGCGCGAAAAGATCGTGGTGATCTTCGAAGGCCGTGATTCGGCCGGCAAGGGCGGCGTGATCAAGCGGCTGACCCAGCGGCTGAACCCGCGCGTGGTGCGCACCGTGGCGCTTCCCGCCCCGTCCGACCGCGAAAAGACCCAGTGGTATTTCCAGCGTTACGTGCCGCATCTGCCCGCAGGCGGGGAAATCGTGCTGTTCGACCGCTCCTGGTACAACCGCGCCGGGGTCGAGCGCGTCATGGGCTTTGCCGATGAAGACCAGGTGCAGGATTTCTTCAACGACGTGCCCGAATTCGAACGCATGTTGGTGCGCTCGGGCATCAGGGTGGTCAAATACTGGTTCTCGGTCACCGACGAGGAACAGCAGATGCGCTTCCTGATGCGCATTCACGACCCCCTGAAGCAGTGGAAACTGTCGCCCATGGACCTGCAGAGCCGGGTGAAATGGGAAGATTACACCAAGGCCAAGGAAGAGATGCTGGCGCGCACCAATATCCCCGAGGCGCCCTGGTACATCGTGCCGGCCAACGACAAGAAACGCGCCCGGCTCAACTGCATCGACCACCTTTTGTCCCTGATGCCCTACGAGGATGTCGAACAGGAGGAAGTCACGCTGCCGGACCGCGTCTACAACGGTGATTACGAACGCGCCGTCCTGCCGCCCGAGCTGTACGTTCCCTCGAAATACTGATCTCAAAACGCGCACCCACGCGACAGTGAAACAGCCGTGACCTTTTTGCGGATTGGCGGGGCGGCAAAATGCGGGCTATATGGCGAAATGTTTGCAGATTTCCTCACCCGCCTCACCGCCCCGCGCCCGGATCCGCTGACCGATGGCGACGCCCGTCTGGCTTTGGCCGCACTTCTGGTGCGCGTTGCGCAATCGGACGGGATCTATGAAACCGCCGAGCGCAAGACGATCGCCCGCATCCTGGCTACCCGCTATGCTCTTGGGACCGCCGATTGCGAGGCGCTGATGCAGAATGCCGAAACCCTGGAAGGTCAGGCCCCCGACACGGTCCGCTTCACCCGCGCGATCAAGGATACCGTGCCTTACGAGGACCGGCTGTCGGTGATCGAATCGCTCTGGGCCGTGGCCCTGTCGGATGGCGAACGCGAGGCCGAGGAAGACGCGCTGTTGCGGGTCGTGGTCAGCCTGCTGGGAATTTCCGACCCTGACAGCGCGCGCGCCCGCCACATGGCGCAGAACAACCTGCAGTGACATCCCAGGCGTCGGCAGGCCCTGACGCCGCTGTCCGGACCCCGGGGGCCTTGTTGCGGGTGACCTGGCCTTGAACGGCCTGATCGCCTCCTTCCCGATGTATGACCGGCCCGAAACGGCTCCGGTCTATGACCGGCTCTGGTCCGGCATCCGCGACAGCCTTGGCGAGGGACCGGTCCAGCTGACACGGGATGCCGACCTCTGGGCGCAATGGCGCAGCCCCGATCTGCTGCTGTCACAGACCTGCGGCCTGCCGTTTCGGTCGCGCCTCAAGGGCCGCGTCACCCTGGTGGGCACGCCCGACCCCGGCTTTCCCGGCCTGCCGTCGGGCCAGTACCAAAGCGCCCTCATCCTACGCCGAGATGACCCGGCACGGGAATTTGCCGAACTGGATGGTGCTCCCTTCGCCTACAACGACGCGCTGTCGCAATCGGGTTGGGCTGCGCTTCAGACGCTCTGCGCCGCGCAGGGCGTCATGCCGGGCGGACTGCTGGAAACCGGCAGCCATGCGGCCTCGGCCCGCGCCGTCGCGGCGGGGCAGGTCCGCGCCGCCGCGCTCGACCGCCATAGCTGGCATCTGATCGACCTTTTCGATGACATCGCCCGCGACCTGCGGGTGCTCTGCCTCACCCCGCCGACCCCGGCCCTGCCGCTGATCACCGCCACAACGCGCGACCCCGAGCGGCTTCGCTACGCGATCTCCGCCGCCCTGACCGCGCTCTCCCCGGACGAACGGGCGCTGATCGGCTTTCACCGGCTGGTGCGCA
The Pseudooceanicola algae genome window above contains:
- a CDS encoding CaiB/BaiF CoA transferase family protein; translated protein: MTTQPAPLPLDHIRVLDFTQVMLGPCATQTLADLGADVIKVERPGAGDLSRNFFGEGTEASMNNAVFASLNRNKRSMEVDTKSEEGRRMILDLVAHCDVVVDNFRAGVMKRLGFDYASLARINPRIICASGTGYGPVGPHARKGGQDVLAQAMTGTMEKRSDPSIPMSVYPTTICDYSAGQHLVQGIMAALFQRDKTGRGQQVNVSLYDSMLACQMQEVAQWTAHGQVLNWADMPLTGVFPTSDGALVLVGAFKANPLQDICRALGIEDLSTLYPDVPTQRPVKPMLQTRFAEVFATDTTDHWLTQLEAEDLLCARVRSLGEALEDEQTEVNGMLVDYDHPFLGPIRLAGLPLHLTDAPLTIRRGPPRLGEHTDEIVAEFALAQKAEAQ
- a CDS encoding enoyl-CoA hydratase-related protein, which encodes MTVLFEKDGAVARVTIDRPERMNAVDPATETELMRIWDEIDADPALRVAVLTGSGERAFSAGADMKATGNATGLEYWCAQNPDGFGGISMRRLRVPLIARVNGLALGGGMEMVLGADIVIAAETARLALPEAKVGRMPLDGGMVLLARMIPEKIALGLMITGRMMGAEEAQRLGLVNAVVAAGDLDAEVTRWCDDILSCAPLSVRAIRAQVAEARSAPPAEVRRRLTPELRAALLSPDADEGVAAFVEKRAPVWTGE
- the fdxA gene encoding ferredoxin, whose protein sequence is MALVITSACIDVKDGACTKVCPVDCIYEGGRMFYIHPVECVECGLCETICPVDAIAYDDELTPEMLPFATINRDYFSDAVTRLGEPGGWSVETTTTLDHPTVSDWQANGQEKPQT
- a CDS encoding deoxycytidylate deaminase, producing the protein MCDLWHARFMQVCDLMASFSEDPQRQVGAVITGPGHVICATGWNGLPRGVSASDPARFDRDSGEKFHWVEHAERNAIFNAARIGTPLAGTRLYTNVFPCADCARAIVQSGIAEVCTPDAPPADSKLGRSFAVSEQILQEAGVRVIRLESARPQVTI
- the ppk2 gene encoding polyphosphate kinase 2, which produces MPDDDLTGPATGTEYEDWLEAELKDELDEDYEIELEDAVLSMKIREIYRKAHGPSIPRPEYFRSLLHLQAELIRLQDWVIHSREKIVVIFEGRDSAGKGGVIKRLTQRLNPRVVRTVALPAPSDREKTQWYFQRYVPHLPAGGEIVLFDRSWYNRAGVERVMGFADEDQVQDFFNDVPEFERMLVRSGIRVVKYWFSVTDEEQQMRFLMRIHDPLKQWKLSPMDLQSRVKWEDYTKAKEEMLARTNIPEAPWYIVPANDKKRARLNCIDHLLSLMPYEDVEQEEVTLPDRVYNGDYERAVLPPELYVPSKY
- a CDS encoding tellurite resistance TerB family protein — encoded protein: MFADFLTRLTAPRPDPLTDGDARLALAALLVRVAQSDGIYETAERKTIARILATRYALGTADCEALMQNAETLEGQAPDTVRFTRAIKDTVPYEDRLSVIESLWAVALSDGEREAEEDALLRVVVSLLGISDPDSARARHMAQNNLQ
- a CDS encoding phosphate/phosphite/phosphonate ABC transporter substrate-binding protein, which codes for MNGLIASFPMYDRPETAPVYDRLWSGIRDSLGEGPVQLTRDADLWAQWRSPDLLLSQTCGLPFRSRLKGRVTLVGTPDPGFPGLPSGQYQSALILRRDDPAREFAELDGAPFAYNDALSQSGWAALQTLCAAQGVMPGGLLETGSHAASARAVAAGQVRAAALDRHSWHLIDLFDDIARDLRVLCLTPPTPALPLITATTRDPERLRYAISAALTALSPDERALIGFHRLVRIPSDEYDQQPLPSPPASGTNSPE